The following are from one region of the Amylibacter sp. IMCC11727 genome:
- a CDS encoding hemerythrin domain-containing protein — protein MIGMLENLETRQGLPVEMQTLLRDYPRDAWPDHPNFAASIQNWLGAHVMFGRLADIVEKDTQTQLDRNSDLRDYVGRLGHFGNLLVANLHGHHTWEDRNYFPELSRADPRFDGGLQMLEADHEVLDAGLQRLTEHANRTIQLATLDPKQVREQAALVLQDVRDVKTYLGRHLPDEEDLIVPILLHHKMRG, from the coding sequence ATGATTGGCATGCTTGAAAATCTAGAAACCCGTCAGGGGCTGCCCGTTGAGATGCAGACCCTGCTTCGTGATTATCCGCGCGATGCTTGGCCGGATCATCCGAATTTCGCCGCGTCTATCCAAAATTGGTTGGGGGCACATGTCATGTTTGGCCGCTTGGCCGATATCGTTGAAAAGGACACGCAAACCCAATTGGATCGCAACAGTGATCTGCGCGATTATGTTGGGCGTTTGGGGCATTTTGGCAATCTGTTGGTTGCGAATTTGCACGGACATCACACGTGGGAAGATCGCAATTATTTTCCCGAGTTAAGCCGCGCAGACCCGCGTTTTGACGGCGGGTTGCAAATGTTGGAAGCAGACCATGAGGTGCTGGATGCAGGGCTTCAACGGTTAACCGAGCATGCAAACCGCACCATTCAGTTGGCCACGCTTGATCCCAAACAGGTTCGCGAACAGGCTGCATTGGTGTTGCAGGATGTGCGGGATGTAAAAACTTACCTTGGGCGGCATTTGCCAGATGAGGAAGACTTAATCGTGCCTATTTTGTTGCACCACAAAATGCGTGGATAA
- a CDS encoding Lrp/AsnC family transcriptional regulator yields the protein MIDLDDTDRAILRTLQKDGALNAAAVAKAVGLSQPACWRRIRKLEDARVITGRAVQLNKDALGFGVTVFLGVKLATKGRVSLEDFERAVIAIPEVQVVQHVLGLYDYRLKVVARDIADFERVLRRRVMTLPGVGNVEANVLLSEEKRPIRV from the coding sequence GTGATTGACCTCGACGACACAGACCGCGCCATCCTGCGCACCTTGCAAAAAGACGGCGCGCTCAACGCTGCCGCCGTGGCCAAAGCCGTGGGCCTGTCCCAACCCGCCTGCTGGCGCCGCATTCGCAAACTCGAAGACGCCCGCGTCATCACAGGTCGCGCCGTGCAATTGAATAAAGATGCGCTCGGCTTTGGCGTTACCGTCTTTTTGGGCGTGAAACTCGCCACTAAAGGCCGCGTCAGCCTCGAAGACTTTGAACGGGCCGTTATCGCCATCCCCGAAGTCCAAGTCGTTCAACACGTGCTTGGCCTTTATGATTACCGCCTCAAGGTTGTCGCCCGTGACATCGCCGATTTCGAACGCGTCCTACGCCGCCGCGTTATGACCCTGCCAGGGGTGGGTAACGTCGAAGCAAATGTTCTGCTGTCCGAAGAAAAACGCCCGATCCGCGTTTAG
- a CDS encoding DMT family transporter, translating to MTASPQNPGLKNWLAIIALGVIWGGAFLSSKIALEGFGPWWVAAGRVWIAGIALTLAGAAMGQGVHRVGSLRNWAYVVAFGATATSLALALLSWGQQHVSSAFAGVSMGAVPLLILPLAYVFSKEEDIGPRRIAGFVIGFVGLIVLIGPRAFVSNGADLENLGRLACVGTAALYAVGSIITRRSPPMPPLAFAAGAFWVGGAVLLPLAFYFEGMPSGILNRPGYALIYAALVPTAIGAIMRVVIIKSAGSVFMSLTSYMVPVWSVIFGMLILDEQITAQMTIGMVLILIGIGISQSRALLAMFAR from the coding sequence ATGACTGCATCTCCGCAAAATCCCGGCCTTAAGAACTGGCTCGCCATTATCGCGCTTGGCGTGATTTGGGGCGGTGCGTTTTTGTCCAGTAAAATTGCGTTGGAAGGGTTCGGGCCGTGGTGGGTTGCGGCGGGGCGTGTTTGGATTGCGGGCATTGCGTTAACGCTGGCTGGGGCAGCCATGGGGCAAGGTGTGCATCGGGTTGGGAGTTTGCGCAACTGGGCCTATGTGGTGGCGTTTGGCGCAACGGCGACATCGCTGGCGTTGGCCTTGCTGTCATGGGGGCAACAGCATGTCAGCTCTGCTTTTGCGGGTGTTTCTATGGGGGCGGTGCCTTTGTTAATTCTGCCGCTGGCCTATGTGTTTTCGAAAGAAGAGGATATCGGGCCACGTCGGATTGCGGGTTTTGTTATTGGGTTTGTTGGCTTGATCGTTTTGATCGGCCCGCGTGCGTTTGTTTCGAACGGGGCGGACCTTGAAAACCTTGGGCGGCTTGCTTGTGTTGGGACAGCGGCGCTGTATGCGGTTGGATCAATCATCACGAGACGATCCCCGCCGATGCCGCCACTGGCCTTTGCGGCGGGAGCGTTTTGGGTGGGCGGTGCGGTGTTGCTGCCGCTGGCGTTTTATTTTGAGGGCATGCCCAGCGGGATACTGAATAGGCCGGGTTATGCGTTGATTTATGCCGCGCTCGTCCCCACAGCGATTGGGGCGATTATGCGCGTTGTCATCATCAAGTCCGCAGGATCCGTGTTTATGAGCCTGACCAGTTATATGGTGCCCGTGTGGTCCGTCATCTTTGGAATGTTGATTTTGGACGAGCAGATCACCGCCCAAATGACGATTGGCATGGTATTGATCCTGATTGGTATCGGCATCAGCCAAAGCCGTGCCTTGTTGGCGATGTTTGCGCGCTGA
- a CDS encoding cupin domain-containing protein has translation MTKSPPRVNRFADLQFNPRFEYGEQAQAVQICGPDDMSELGAGFGRLTNARFPWTIKYDEILIVLDGELTIHTGGKALTAGKHDSIWLPAGTELEYEAKDALIAYAIHPANWAE, from the coding sequence ATGACAAAATCCCCACCCCGCGTGAACCGCTTTGCTGATTTGCAATTCAACCCGCGTTTTGAATACGGAGAACAGGCGCAAGCGGTGCAAATCTGCGGCCCTGACGATATGTCCGAACTTGGCGCAGGCTTTGGTCGCCTGACCAACGCGCGGTTCCCTTGGACGATCAAATACGATGAAATCCTGATTGTCTTGGACGGTGAACTCACCATCCATACGGGCGGCAAAGCCTTAACCGCTGGCAAACACGACAGCATTTGGCTGCCCGCAGGAACTGAACTGGAATATGAGGCAAAAGATGCCCTAATCGCCTATGCCATTCACCCTGCAAACTGGGCCGAATAG
- a CDS encoding Hint domain-containing protein produces the protein MAQFTFFEVNGDPLSSNILTLGSSGTAVVEDDDGFLQPDTEDSGAQFSINGVDFESTAYPNYSATGSNVEIYTAQFRGGPFNNQTVTFAYLTAANDGVDDGVNRIVQLSGPPFTTGRRLDNINLTDGNSNVPYNTIPSIICFTPGAMITTPRGQVAVEDLQVGDLVITADNGLQAIRWIGRKRMTGARLQAYPELRPIRIRKDAFGCGLPERDMWVSPQHRMLVKSERTMLDYGENEVLVPAKGLLNDLSVTVDYGLRETEYVHILFDKHEVVFANGTPTESFHPGQHALDTIEDEARTELFEIFPELADDPKDYGPSARLSLKVREVQSLTKRGVFGAKHGRM, from the coding sequence TTGGCACAGTTTACCTTTTTTGAAGTCAATGGGGATCCGCTTAGCAGCAACATCCTCACTCTCGGCAGCAGCGGAACGGCTGTTGTTGAGGATGATGACGGCTTTCTGCAACCTGATACCGAAGATTCTGGTGCGCAATTCTCTATCAACGGTGTTGATTTTGAATCTACCGCCTATCCCAACTATAGCGCTACAGGTTCAAACGTTGAAATTTACACAGCTCAATTTCGTGGTGGCCCTTTCAACAACCAAACGGTCACCTTTGCCTATTTGACAGCAGCCAATGATGGTGTTGATGATGGTGTAAACCGTATTGTTCAACTTTCCGGACCGCCGTTCACCACGGGCAGACGTTTGGACAACATCAACTTAACCGACGGCAACTCAAACGTTCCGTACAATACTATTCCGTCCATCATCTGTTTTACACCTGGCGCCATGATTACAACTCCGCGTGGACAGGTCGCCGTAGAAGATTTGCAAGTGGGCGATTTGGTCATCACCGCAGACAATGGTTTGCAGGCGATCCGTTGGATTGGGCGCAAGCGCATGACAGGCGCACGCTTGCAGGCCTATCCCGAGTTGCGGCCCATTCGCATCCGCAAAGATGCCTTTGGCTGTGGTCTGCCAGAGCGAGATATGTGGGTATCCCCGCAACATCGGATGCTGGTGAAATCTGAACGCACCATGCTCGATTACGGTGAAAACGAGGTTTTAGTGCCTGCCAAGGGGCTGTTGAATGATCTGTCGGTGACGGTGGATTACGGCCTGCGCGAAACCGAATATGTGCATATTTTGTTTGATAAACATGAGGTTGTCTTTGCCAACGGTACGCCAACCGAGAGTTTTCATCCTGGTCAACACGCGCTTGATACCATCGAGGACGAAGCGCGCACCGAACTGTTTGAAATCTTTCCAGAGCTGGCCGACGATCCAAAAGATTACGGACCTTCGGCGCGATTGAGCCTGAAGGTTCGTGAGGTGCAATCCCTGACCAAGCGCGGTGTGTTCGGCGCAAAGCATGGGAGAATGTGA
- the ilvC gene encoding ketol-acid reductoisomerase: MRVYYDRDCDVNLIKEMNVAILGYGSQGHAHALNLRDSGAKNVVVALREGSPSAAKAEGEGLKVMGIAEAAAWADLIMFTMPDELQAETYKKYVHDNIREGAAIAFAHGLNVHFGLIEPKEGIDVVMMAPKGPGHTVRGEYTKGGGVPCLVAVDRNASGRALEIGLSYCSAIGGGRSGIIETNFREECETDLFGEQAVLCGGLVELIRCGFETLVEAGYAPEMAYFECLHEVKLIVDLIYEGGIANMDYSISNTAEYGQYVTGPRILKYDETKARMKEVLSDIQQGKFVRDFMLENAVGQPTIKAARRANDEHQIEATGEKLRGMMPWISAGKMVDKTKN; this comes from the coding sequence ATGCGTGTATATTACGATCGCGATTGCGATGTGAACCTGATCAAAGAAATGAATGTTGCGATTTTGGGCTATGGTTCCCAAGGGCACGCACACGCGCTGAACCTGCGCGACTCTGGTGCGAAGAACGTTGTTGTTGCGTTGCGCGAAGGCTCCCCTTCTGCAGCGAAAGCCGAAGGCGAAGGCCTGAAGGTTATGGGCATTGCAGAGGCAGCGGCTTGGGCTGATCTGATCATGTTCACAATGCCCGATGAATTGCAGGCAGAAACATACAAGAAATACGTCCACGACAACATCCGTGAAGGCGCAGCGATTGCGTTTGCCCACGGTTTGAACGTGCATTTCGGCCTGATCGAGCCAAAAGAAGGCATCGACGTTGTCATGATGGCACCAAAAGGCCCAGGCCACACAGTGCGCGGCGAATACACCAAAGGGGGCGGTGTTCCGTGTCTGGTGGCTGTGGATCGCAACGCATCTGGCCGCGCGCTGGAAATTGGCCTGTCCTATTGTTCTGCAATTGGTGGCGGCCGTTCAGGCATCATCGAAACCAACTTCCGCGAAGAGTGTGAAACCGATCTGTTCGGTGAGCAAGCTGTTCTGTGTGGTGGTCTGGTAGAACTGATCCGTTGTGGCTTTGAAACGCTGGTTGAAGCGGGCTACGCGCCAGAAATGGCGTATTTCGAGTGCTTGCACGAAGTGAAGCTGATTGTGGACCTGATCTATGAAGGCGGCATCGCGAACATGGATTACTCTATCTCTAACACTGCGGAATACGGTCAGTATGTGACAGGTCCACGGATCCTGAAATACGACGAAACCAAAGCCCGTATGAAAGAAGTTCTGTCAGACATTCAGCAAGGGAAGTTCGTGCGCGACTTTATGCTGGAAAATGCTGTGGGTCAGCCGACAATCAAAGCGGCCCGTCGTGCAAACGACGAGCACCAGATCGAAGCCACAGGCGAAAAACTGCGCGGCATGATGCCGTGGATTTCCGCCGGTAAGATGGTTGATAAAACAAAGAACTAA
- a CDS encoding cytochrome c biogenesis protein CcdA codes for MFGIDIIDAALLPSLFIALLAGVISFLSPCVLPIVPPYLAYMGGISMNDMTDGKQSNRPAIIASIFFAMGLSTVFIFLGFTSSLLGQMFLQNQRAFGIVAGLVIILFGLHFIGLIRIPFLYREARIDAGDQGGSAFGAYVLGLAFAFGWTPCIGPILGAILSVAAQEGSVARGTILMAVYALGLGLPFIIAAVFINRAVGIMNRFKRHMGTVEKIMGGLLILVGLALVFDLFSRFSYWLLETFPALALIG; via the coding sequence ATGTTCGGAATAGATATCATCGACGCGGCCCTGTTGCCTTCTCTTTTCATCGCACTTTTGGCGGGGGTAATTTCCTTCCTTAGCCCCTGTGTGCTGCCCATCGTTCCGCCCTATCTGGCCTACATGGGCGGGATATCCATGAACGATATGACCGATGGCAAACAGTCAAATCGCCCCGCCATTATCGCCTCGATCTTTTTCGCCATGGGTCTCTCTACGGTGTTTATTTTCTTGGGCTTCACCTCGTCGTTGCTGGGACAAATGTTCCTGCAAAACCAACGGGCATTCGGGATCGTCGCGGGCCTCGTTATCATCTTGTTTGGCCTGCATTTTATCGGCCTGATCCGCATCCCGTTTCTTTATCGAGAAGCCCGCATAGACGCGGGCGATCAGGGTGGCAGCGCCTTTGGCGCATACGTCCTTGGCCTTGCTTTCGCCTTTGGCTGGACACCCTGTATCGGCCCAATCCTCGGCGCAATTCTTTCGGTCGCTGCACAAGAAGGCTCCGTGGCACGGGGCACAATTCTTATGGCGGTTTATGCCTTGGGGCTCGGCCTGCCGTTTATCATTGCTGCGGTCTTTATCAACCGCGCTGTTGGGATCATGAACCGCTTCAAACGCCATATGGGCACGGTCGAAAAAATCATGGGCGGTCTGTTGATCCTCGTTGGCTTGGCTCTGGTGTTTGATCTGTTTTCCCGTTTTTCTTACTGGCTGCTAGAAACCTTTCCCGCACTTGCTCTGATTGGTTAG
- a CDS encoding FAD-binding oxidoreductase, with protein MRLPHNDTTNGWANALPPRSANPALSGDHRTDWLVIGAGYAGIAAARRLAQNEPDAAITLIDARAVGEGASARNSGFVIDLPHNVGADLNDPEAQYRALRLARAATQELDTLAKAHKIDCQWSAQGQMMAAKSAQGAAVLDGFVAGLDALGEAYTDMDAAAVSARTGTSYYRRAIHTPGTILMQPAALVRGLADSLSGNQVHLFENTPVTHITYGDQIVAQTPNGTITADKAIIAVNGFAPHLDAYKGKLFSLQLFCSMTRPLTDEEHQSLGSPADWGIVPAMAFGGATIRYTKDRRLTMRSQFRYRASGKLTEADYTAARTLQAQQIKSRFPQLPPDMITDTWAGQITLSQNFAPGFGQPRKNVFTAVCQNGVGVTKGTISGLLAADRATGRDNPLLADMLALGEPSTLPPRPFLDLGVWAKMKWWEHQHRFEA; from the coding sequence ATGCGATTGCCGCACAATGACACGACCAACGGCTGGGCCAATGCCTTGCCGCCGCGATCTGCCAACCCTGCTCTGTCAGGGGATCATCGCACGGATTGGCTGGTCATTGGCGCTGGTTATGCAGGGATCGCGGCCGCGCGGCGCTTGGCGCAAAATGAACCAGATGCCGCGATCACGCTGATTGATGCCCGCGCTGTGGGGGAGGGCGCATCGGCCCGCAATTCCGGGTTTGTCATTGATCTGCCTCACAATGTCGGTGCCGATTTGAACGACCCAGAGGCCCAGTACCGCGCCCTGCGGCTGGCGCGTGCCGCGACACAAGAACTCGATACTTTGGCGAAAGCCCACAAGATTGATTGCCAATGGTCCGCACAGGGGCAAATGATGGCGGCAAAATCGGCCCAAGGGGCGGCCGTCCTTGATGGGTTTGTGGCTGGGCTTGATGCCCTTGGCGAAGCCTACACAGACATGGACGCCGCAGCCGTTTCCGCGCGAACAGGCACGTCGTATTACCGCCGCGCCATCCACACCCCTGGCACCATTCTGATGCAACCCGCTGCGCTCGTGCGTGGCCTTGCCGACAGCCTGTCTGGCAACCAAGTGCATCTGTTTGAAAACACGCCCGTCACACACATAACCTACGGCGATCAAATCGTTGCGCAAACGCCAAACGGCACCATAACTGCGGACAAAGCCATCATTGCAGTGAACGGCTTTGCGCCTCACCTTGATGCCTACAAAGGCAAACTCTTCAGCCTGCAATTGTTCTGTTCCATGACGCGTCCCCTAACGGACGAAGAACACCAAAGCCTCGGATCACCTGCCGATTGGGGCATTGTGCCTGCCATGGCCTTTGGTGGGGCCACGATCCGTTATACCAAGGATCGCCGCCTGACGATGCGCAGTCAGTTCCGATACCGCGCTTCTGGCAAGCTGACAGAGGCCGATTACACCGCCGCCCGCACCCTCCAAGCCCAGCAAATAAAATCCCGTTTCCCACAACTGCCCCCTGATATGATCACCGACACATGGGCAGGGCAAATCACGCTCAGCCAGAATTTCGCACCGGGCTTTGGCCAACCCCGCAAAAATGTCTTTACTGCGGTGTGCCAAAACGGCGTGGGCGTAACCAAAGGCACCATCTCTGGCCTGCTTGCCGCTGATCGTGCAACAGGGCGCGACAATCCTTTGCTGGCCGACATGCTGGCCCTTGGGGAGCCCAGCACTCTGCCGCCGCGTCCATTCCTTGATCTTGGGGTGTGGGCCAAAATGAAATGGTGGGAACATCAGCATCGCTTTGAAGCCTAG
- the tusA gene encoding sulfurtransferase TusA gives MTFDDELDATGLLCPLPVLKARKRLKSLASGGVLKMLADDPAAVIDVPHFCNEQGHELIASDTDALPHVYFIRKVA, from the coding sequence ATGACGTTTGATGATGAACTTGATGCCACAGGGTTGTTGTGCCCCTTGCCCGTGTTAAAGGCGCGTAAGCGATTGAAATCGCTTGCCTCTGGGGGTGTTTTGAAAATGCTGGCGGATGATCCAGCCGCTGTGATTGACGTGCCGCATTTTTGCAATGAACAGGGGCATGAGTTGATTGCAAGCGACACGGATGCCCTGCCCCATGTGTATTTTATCCGCAAAGTTGCTTGA
- a CDS encoding ribbon-helix-helix domain-containing protein, which translates to MTYDRPAKHSLSLKGHRTSVSLEQEFWDGFRRVAEAKGVALNELAAQIDAERGVDCGLASAIRLFVFRWYRDHPDAV; encoded by the coding sequence ATGACCTATGATCGGCCTGCCAAACATTCCCTTTCCTTAAAAGGACATCGCACCAGCGTGTCTTTGGAACAGGAATTTTGGGATGGGTTTCGCCGCGTGGCCGAGGCAAAAGGCGTGGCGTTGAACGAACTGGCCGCCCAAATTGATGCAGAGCGGGGCGTTGACTGCGGGCTTGCCTCCGCTATTCGTTTGTTCGTGTTTCGCTGGTATCGCGATCATCCTGACGCGGTATAA
- a CDS encoding Hint domain-containing protein, whose amino-acid sequence MDITFFETFGVPNTDGECTAVHEGVTQLSIANDTLLNAVSDQAVCQIEGDDYVLSGPKPDAVWSGLVNRGTRQQREVCFAQLVRKDGAASPCRIVILQGELHRGEAILDVRVSGQEHTMSPTGLVCFTQGCNILTAFGDMPVERLQVGDLVHTVDNGLQPIRWIGSREMSRTRLQVAPQSQPVLIKKDTFGPYLPAQDIWVSQQHQMLLETEDAQSLFRLDSVLAPAKALVNGDTIQLDEQSAGVNYMHILFDEHQVVFVDGIPSESFYPCPASLLSLTDEDRQQVFQIMPHLEYHPLSYGPMARPSVTIHKSLRLAA is encoded by the coding sequence GTGGATATCACGTTTTTTGAGACATTCGGTGTGCCAAACACCGACGGTGAATGTACGGCTGTGCATGAAGGTGTGACGCAGCTGTCCATCGCAAATGACACGCTGTTAAATGCCGTTTCTGATCAGGCCGTATGCCAGATCGAGGGCGATGATTACGTGTTGAGCGGCCCAAAGCCCGATGCGGTTTGGAGCGGTTTGGTAAATCGAGGAACGCGGCAACAACGCGAAGTGTGCTTTGCCCAATTGGTGCGCAAAGATGGGGCGGCTTCCCCCTGTCGTATCGTGATTTTACAGGGCGAGTTGCATCGCGGTGAAGCGATTTTAGATGTGCGCGTAAGCGGCCAAGAGCACACGATGAGCCCAACAGGATTGGTGTGTTTCACACAAGGGTGCAACATTTTAACGGCCTTTGGTGATATGCCAGTGGAGCGTTTGCAAGTTGGGGATTTGGTGCATACGGTTGATAATGGCCTGCAGCCTATCCGATGGATCGGGTCACGCGAAATGAGCCGCACACGGTTGCAAGTGGCCCCGCAAAGCCAGCCCGTTTTGATTAAGAAAGATACGTTTGGCCCGTATCTGCCCGCGCAGGATATTTGGGTTTCCCAGCAGCATCAGATGTTGTTGGAAACCGAAGATGCGCAAAGCCTGTTCCGTTTGGACAGTGTTTTGGCCCCCGCCAAAGCCTTGGTGAATGGTGATACGATCCAGCTTGATGAACAGTCTGCGGGTGTGAATTACATGCACATTCTGTTTGACGAACATCAGGTGGTGTTTGTGGATGGCATCCCATCCGAGAGCTTTTACCCCTGCCCCGCATCGTTGTTGTCCCTGACGGACGAGGATCGCCAGCAGGTGTTTCAGATTATGCCGCATTTGGAATATCATCCATTGAGCTATGGCCCGATGGCACGGCCCAGTGTTACGATCCATAAATCTCTGCGGTTGGCAGCGTAA
- a CDS encoding cytochrome P450, with the protein MSDIIPPKPASRPEKVSLWQHMQLFRKDIFASQPERLYKAWMAEFKMPFFRSYFVNQPELVKKVLNEDPDNFPKSEIIRGALFSLLGDGVFVSNGEKWKQQRRIIDPAFEGGRLRDVFPSMLGAGHAAIERLAPLATDTPLEIEEQTSKLAADVIFRTLFSIPITDDDAKGVFENFRDYQRTQPLMNVASFFKLPQWMHLFQRDSTKQTSAKIRALLKKLTDDRAAEIAAGTAPDDLATKIMTTADPLTGDKFTGDEMVDQVAIFFLAGHETSASALAWTLYLLALDQPAQARVAAEARAASAEGNFTFKNLSKMPFTRNVFRESLRLYPPVPMMVRENLREETFRDRRIKVGSQIVLSPWHLGRHQRFWDKPDVFDPDRWDRPENKQPSRDAYIPFSTGPRVCTGAGFAMVEGVLLLAMLVKAFDFKCVDGEIPVPAAHLTVRARDGIHLRLIPRQDDRDTSETRTNE; encoded by the coding sequence ATGAGCGATATCATCCCGCCAAAACCCGCATCGCGCCCAGAAAAAGTATCCCTCTGGCAGCATATGCAACTGTTTCGAAAAGATATTTTCGCCAGCCAACCTGAACGCTTGTACAAAGCATGGATGGCAGAATTCAAAATGCCATTCTTTCGCAGCTATTTTGTGAACCAGCCCGAACTGGTGAAAAAGGTTCTCAATGAGGATCCCGATAATTTCCCAAAATCCGAAATCATCCGCGGTGCTTTGTTTTCCTTGCTTGGAGACGGGGTGTTTGTGTCCAATGGTGAAAAATGGAAACAACAGCGCCGCATTATCGACCCCGCGTTCGAAGGGGGCCGCCTGCGCGATGTGTTTCCTTCCATGCTTGGGGCAGGGCACGCGGCCATCGAAAGGCTGGCACCGCTGGCCACGGACACGCCGCTCGAAATCGAAGAGCAAACTTCAAAACTGGCGGCGGATGTGATCTTTCGCACGCTGTTTTCCATTCCCATTACCGATGATGATGCCAAAGGCGTGTTTGAAAACTTTCGCGATTATCAGCGCACCCAGCCGCTGATGAACGTGGCCAGTTTTTTCAAGCTGCCCCAATGGATGCACCTGTTTCAACGGGACAGCACCAAACAAACCAGCGCCAAAATTCGCGCGCTTTTGAAAAAACTAACGGATGATCGGGCCGCAGAAATCGCGGCAGGCACCGCACCAGACGACCTTGCCACCAAAATCATGACCACCGCCGACCCGCTGACGGGGGATAAATTCACAGGCGATGAAATGGTGGATCAGGTGGCGATCTTCTTCCTCGCGGGACATGAAACATCCGCCTCCGCACTCGCATGGACCCTTTATCTGCTGGCGCTCGATCAACCCGCACAGGCCCGCGTTGCCGCCGAGGCACGCGCCGCCAGCGCCGAAGGGAATTTCACCTTCAAAAACCTGTCAAAAATGCCCTTCACCCGCAATGTTTTCCGCGAAAGCCTGCGCCTCTATCCGCCCGTGCCTATGATGGTACGTGAAAACCTGCGCGAAGAAACCTTTCGCGACCGCCGCATCAAAGTGGGCAGTCAAATTGTGCTGTCCCCTTGGCATCTTGGCCGTCATCAACGGTTTTGGGACAAACCCGATGTGTTCGACCCTGATCGCTGGGATCGCCCCGAAAACAAACAGCCATCGCGCGATGCGTATATCCCGTTTTCCACGGGGCCGCGGGTATGCACAGGAGCTGGCTTTGCCATGGTTGAAGGGGTGCTCTTGCTTGCCATGTTGGTAAAAGCGTTCGATTTCAAATGCGTAGACGGCGAAATCCCCGTTCCAGCAGCCCACCTAACGGTGCGCGCGCGCGATGGTATCCACCTGCGTCTTATACCGCGTCAGGATGATCGCGATACCAGCGAAACACGAACAAACGAATAG
- a CDS encoding Lrp/AsnC family transcriptional regulator — MHVLDDTDRRLLRLMQHDPTASTADLASQAGLTKASCWRRVERMETSGVITGRSVQIDPKALGYEVEVSLRITLDKTQSNAFDTFIAAARTIPEVNEIQTFLGRVDVRLNILARDMAHYQDIYRSQILALPHINDIESLMLVANLKNAESLPL, encoded by the coding sequence ATGCACGTATTGGACGATACAGACAGACGGCTCTTGCGCCTGATGCAACACGATCCCACCGCCAGCACCGCGGATTTGGCGAGCCAAGCTGGCTTGACCAAAGCCTCTTGCTGGCGTCGCGTGGAACGGATGGAAACCAGCGGCGTTATCACAGGCCGCAGCGTACAGATCGACCCCAAAGCACTGGGCTATGAGGTCGAGGTTTCCCTGCGCATCACGCTCGACAAAACCCAATCCAACGCTTTTGACACGTTCATCGCCGCCGCTCGCACCATCCCCGAAGTAAACGAAATCCAAACCTTTTTGGGCCGCGTAGACGTGCGCCTTAACATCCTCGCGCGTGACATGGCCCATTACCAAGACATCTATCGCAGCCAAATCCTCGCACTGCCCCACATCAACGACATTGAATCCCTTATGCTGGTGGCCAACCTGAAAAACGCCGAAAGCCTGCCGCTGTGA